CTATCAACATTGAGCTTCAGATTTCCTTGTTCAGGTGGTTGCCACTTCATCTGTTCATATCTTGCATGTTTCTGTCGTTGTGATGCTTGAATTTTTTTTATGAACTCCAGTGAGGAGCGTACTGCCCATTGAGTCACCTCCTCATCAGTTATCTCACGCTCCTCTTCTCTTGTATTGTTTATTCTTTCTATTATCAAAGATTTCCAACTACTTCATCACAGGACATTGCCAAATTATATCGAGTATTGCTTGGTCGTTAGAGCTAGTTTAGTGCGAACCTGCTCTAAATTCATAAAGTGCCAGGCCTCCTTTACTTCCTTGCTTCCTTTAGGCCGTTTTGTTTTTTGCTGTGTTTTTCAGTAGCTATGTGAGAAATGGATTGTTTATTAAAGCTTATCTAGCATAGTGGTCCTCCCAGGTACGTACAGATTAAGGCAAAAAGGAGGTAAACATGACCATGTTAAAATTGCTCTTTCTTTTACCAACGGTGCGGTAATGTACATACATGCAGCCATCAGGCAGCAGCCACCCTAGTATTGTATTGAGTACGGCCAAACAGAAGCTGGTGTATTGACTCCAAACAAAAGCTGGTTAGCCGCCGGGTAACGTGTGAGATTGAAGTTGTGCTGATTGACCCAATTCATTCAGCATGATTGTGTAATTACTTTATTATTGAATCGTGATGGCCCACTAGATGGCCTTATCCTGATCTGCATCTGGTGCCAACAGTCGACTGGCTTATCGGATTCTTTTTCCGGAAATATGGTCTGGAAAATCTGAAATTAGGTATGGTGTCATGATATGGTTGTCATATTTTTTTATCCAACTTGAGAAATCTTGTACTCATTAACTGTCTCATAGGCATTTTAAATATCAAATATGATTAGCCCTCTGTAACCATGTCACGGTTTCACGGCCATGGTGCGAAGGATTGCTCACCGCACATGAACTTTCTTTCTTGAACCATGTGCGACAGTAAACATCCCACACGATTTGCGTTTtataagactagtcacaatgggtagtaacatagagtaacaacatgcccatgttactactCTATATTAGTACCTCTATAGtgcggagtaacatatgtgtgataATATacaacactttatttattaggctatagactcatcttgccttgatatatatgatgttactcatactactacttcctccgtctagatgtgtaagtcaccttacaaaaaccaaataatcccaaaacacttaggcaccgtacattaacttcctcctcgtttcttgttttgtggcatatcaaccaataagatatgtgggccgtgcatgctttcaataacttgagactaccaaatataacatgcagtggttagttcattgcatgcaatgctattaattagcaaaaagacattaagttttctcgttttcctctctgccttggtcgcgatgcacaacgtaagatgacttacacacctagacggtggAAGtaataactagctatgttaccacatgcttctctttcttcatttattgcttgccacatcatctattttatttagatatatgtgatgttactacctatgttagactagtcacagtggggagtaacttagagtagtaacatgcacatgttactagtttatgttactacctccacaatttttttagaaaagaaggacgacccccggcctctgcatctggacgatgcatacgaccattttattaattattgacacaagaccttacaaagtcatacaacagtgagACTAAAGCCACCGActaagcaacatctgtcgctattcctatccagttgatgaaggggcactGAAAGtctaggcctaataccaaacagacctcgcagccaaacctaacatctaagacttgaGATCCCAACCaccacgcctgccgggtatgggcacccaccaacccggcgtgctcctcaaccaggacgcctgccaggtatgaggccgccgcagccacctgccaccaatccatcttcagagttgtactgctgcatcaaccttgcccggtctagctgccaccgacgccaccacgacgctagGCAGCGTCACCCTCCTGCGTGAATCCATCTCCGCTCATCAGGCGTCGtgtctccactgcgccacgccgtcgagatccgccgtcatcaatggacaagatgaaacaccgctcctcctcttgtcccctccagccagcacttggtccaaaacgatgcccccagaaAAGAGAACAACATTGAAACATCGACATGGTCCGATCCGATAGACCcaaatctagggtttcccccagaacCTCCCGATCAGGTTGACGTGACCCGCGGCAACGATGCCTCGAGAAGGAAACGACGTcagagacgccgccatcgtccgccaagacAGCAGTCACGTGCGATTTTCACCGGAAGCCATGTCGTCCTGATCTCGTGGCTGGCTAGAACCGCGCAGAGTCTCGCCATGAAGACGTAAGCCGCTACTGGTACTCCGGTAGAGATCCTCCATACCCTCACCGGTCCCTCCACGCACCATCGGTCGGCCAAGACCACGCCGCGGTGGATCTGGACGGGACGCCAGATCCGCGGCCACCGCGACCCATCTTCAAGCAGAGCCAtccaccagttcatccatggactgctgccaccatccatgcacGAAGGAAAGGCCATCGCCGTCTTGGATCGCTGCCCGCCGCCGCCCAGGCTAGGGGCGCCGCCCTGCCTGCTGCCCACGGGCGCACCACAAGAGACGCCCCTGCCGCCTCAAGGGGATCCTGCTGCAGATACGCCCGCCCTAGCGCCTTGGCATCGGGCCCGCCGccaccgcggacctcgccggcggcagcggcggcaggagGATGGTTgagggaggctgctggcggcgctaATTTTTTGGCCCCCTGGCGTCGCCCAGGGAGGCGATGCGAGGGGGTACGAGGGGGTCACGTGTGCGTCGCTCTCACTTGTGCTCTACCTccacagtgggtagtaacatatgtattgtgtcatgcatcacttcatttattaggttgtagacacatcttttcttgatatgtgtgatgttacagtaactagctatgttaccatatgtctctctttcttcattaattgcatgccacatcatctattttgcctagataagtgtgatgttaccaTCTATGTTACTCTCACTGTGGGCAGTCTAAGAGCAAGTCTAATAGTAGGTTATAAGTCCACCTACATGTCATTTTTGCCTGTGTGAAGAAGAGagacaaagaaaaaagaaagggagtgagctctcaagcaagagccagcccTTACACGTGCTCCCAGGTAAAATGAGTAAataagaggaaagagaaagagagaaactGAAATAAATTACTGAGCTAAGGGCCAACCTTATAACCAACCCTATTGTATGAGTAGATAATATTGTTAGCTCTTCATGACATGACAATTTTATATAGCCAGCTGCcgactatattattaaccatgctctaataatGTGCCAGTATTTAGTGAGCTAGTTGACACAAATCACAAAGCTTgattgacaatatgcatgcataaaCTATCCAAGTCCACAAGCATATAGTCCAGAAGGTAATTTCATTTGTCCATaccaaaaggaaaaataaaataaagactAGCCATTTGCGATGGCAATTGGCTAATTTTGAATGCAACTTATCATCCTCAGAAGTCGACCGTAGTTCATCCATTCGCTAATTTATATCTAGATGAACTACACAAAATAATCATTAACGTAATGCATGTATACAAACGTCACGCCTCATCCCGGCCTCATGAGGAGGCAAAGGAGCTCGACAAGCCGATTACAACAACCGTCGGGTCTGTCTCAGCCGCCACGTTTGCCGCTTTTGCCAAGGCTGCGTCTGTCGTCATCGCGCTCTTGCCAAGGCTGCCGCGAGTCATGGCAATTTTCATGAGAACAAATGATTACGTGGTAGTGTCTCGAAAAACTTTTATCATTGAGATATGCTACAGTTCTGTACAATAGAtagcttatattattttgagatctaACAACAGATAGCTTATATTACTTTGATGGTACGTCTCCTTACAAATCTTTTCTATCTTTTGATAAAGCCAAAATGTCTTCAAATATTGCTAGCCTTGGTATTTCATTAGGTAGAAATGATGCAGTAGTTGATTTCTCAGTTAAAGCTCTTAAGCAAATGGAGTTCGACCGGCTTACGGTTGCTCCTAGAACGCTTCTAACGGCGGATCCACTAGTatcagatgaggaggatgaggagtccGATGCCAACCATGAAGGCAGACTCCTTTCTCATCTGGTCAATGATACTACAGAGGTAGACTTTGAAGATACCATGCGTGATACGATGCTTTGTGAGCTCGTTGCATCGGTACGTAAGAACAAGTCTAACTCTGGTAGTAAAAAGGGTCGCCCTAAGAAGAAGACCAAAGTATCCAAACGTAATAAAGTTTCTCCATGAAAGGaatgttttggaatagcagagatCTTGGTGACTTGGCTAAGTACAAACATATTTCCGATTGTGTTAGGGATCATGCCCTCGACTTCGTGGCAATTTCTGAGTGTAGTAAGCGTGACTTTCCAACGCGTGATTTGGACCATTTTTCATGTGGCAAAGATTACGAATGGCATATCCTGCCGCCTTCAGGGAGGTCCGGAGGTATTCTTTTAGGAATACACACCACTTACTTGGAACTTCTTTCAACTTCAAAGGGGGAGTATCATATTAAATTCCACCTTAGAAACAAGTCCGATAATTTCATTTGGAGCTTGGTTGCCGTATATGGTGTTGCTCAAGATGAATTTAAAGCGGCTTTCCTCAAAGAACTTGTCAATACCTGCAGAGAAAATCCTCACCCCATGCTACTTGAGGGGGGACTTCAATATTTTGCGATACCAGCAGGATAAAAACAATGATAGGTTCGACACTCGATGACCGTTTCTTTTTAATGCTGTCATTGATAGTCTTGATTTGcgggaactctctctctctctcggggcGCCAATTTACCTGGGCCAATAATGGATCTATCCCGACATTCGAAAAACTTGATcgggtgctagtcaccacagactgAGAATTTAAATATCCATTAGCATCAGTGCGGGCTTTGGAGAGAATTGAGGCCTTATCGGATCATGCTCCATTGCTTACTGATTTTGGTCAAGCAGCACCCACTTCTAACCGCCATCAGTTTAAATTTGAACTGGGGTGGCTCACTAGAGAGGGTTTCCCTGAATTGGTTAAAAAGGTGTGGCAACGCCCAACACGGGGTGATACACCAATTCAACATTGGAATAATCGCATTCGTGCGTTGCGCCAATTCCTCCGCGGATGGGCTAAACACACCACTGGGATTTATAAGAAAGAGAAGTTGCGACTATCTGTCATGATTGACTCCTTAGATAAGATCGCGGAGGTGAGGCTTCTATCTGCGGCTGAGATTGAGCAAAAAAGTCATCTCAATGAGCAGCTAGCCTGTCTCTTACGCGAAGAGGAAATCAAATGGTAACAATGGTGCAAGAGCGACTCGTTGGTACTTGGGGATGATAACACGAAATACTTTCAAATGTTAGCCAATGGCAGACATAGAAAGAAACGAATATTCACCCTTGATCAGGACGAGGGTCGCATTGAGGGGGACGCTCCGCTCAAGGACTTTATTACAAAATACTATAAAGACTTGTTTGGTCCTTCCTTGGAAACTACGCTGGAGATGGATGAGTCTATTTGTCATGACATCCAGCAGGTTTCCACTGCGGAAAATGAATTCCTAACCTCTGCTTTCACTGAGGAGGAAATACGGACTGCGATTTTtcaaatgcaacacaacaaatctcCGGGACCGGATGGTTCTCCGGCGGAGTTTTATCAATTTTTTTGGGATATGTTAAAGTCTGACCTGGTTCAATTGTTTAATGAACTGCATGCTCATAGACTAGACATCTCCAGACTCAATTTTGGTGAAATTATCCTTTTACCAAAGATAAAGGATGCCAATCGGATTCAACAATATAGACCGATTTGCTTATTAAACGTgagcttcaaaattttcaccaaggtcgcgACTAACCGCCTGAATGGGGTCGCAGACCATGTAGTCAAACCAACACAAACAGCTTTCATGCAAGGATGGAACATCTTAGACGGTGTTGCTGTCCTACATGAAACTGTTCATGAGCTCCACCGTAAAAAGTTGAATGGGGTCATCTTTAAGATTGACTTCGAGAAAGCTTATGATAAGGTGAAGTGGCCTTTTTTGCTTCAAACTCTTCGTAAGAAAGGGTTTTCCGATACTTGGTGCCGATGGGTTGAGAACTTTGTGTCTGGAGGTAGCGTGGCTATCAAGGTGAACGATGACGTAGGCAATTATTTCCAGACTAGGAAGGGGCTACGCCAAGGCGACCCCGCATCACCTATCCTTTTCAACATCGTGGCTGATATgctagttactctcattgagagggCCAAGCTAGCTGGTCAAATCACCGGGGTCATTCCTCATCTAGTAGAAGGAGGCCTGTCAATCTTACAGTATGCGGATGACACCATTTTGTTTTTGAATCACGACCTAGAAAAGGCCAGAAACCTCAAATTGTTATTATGTGCTTTTGAGGATCTTTCTGGCCTTAAGATAAACTTTCATAAGAGTGAACTTTTCTGCTTTGGCGAAGCCGCAGAAACTTCACAAGAATATGCTGATATATTTGGATGCCAACTAGGCCAATTTCCGATTCGATATCTAGGTATTCCTATTCATTATCGGCGTTTGACAATCGCTGAATGGAAACATGTTGAAGAGAGACTGGAGAAACGATTGGTGAGCTGGAAGGCCAAACTCTTGTCCTATGGGGGCCGACTAGTTCTGATCAACTCGGTTCTTACCAACATGGTCCTTTACATGCTATCTTTTTTTCATCTGCCAAAAGGTGTTCTCCAACGCCTTGATTATTTTAAATCAAGGTTTTTTTGGCAGAGTGACAATGAAAAAAAGAAATATCGCTTGGCTAGGTGGAATATATTATGTCGTCCTAAAAGCCAAGGGGGACTCAGAATCCAGGATCTTGAGATCAAAAACATTGCATTGCTCAGCAAATGGGTATACAGATTACTcactgaggatggtgtttggcagAAGATCATTCGTAATAAATATGTTGGGTCCAAAGCAATCTCCCAGGTCTACTGGAAACCAGGTGGCTCTCATTTTTGGAGTGGGGTTATGAAAGCTAAAGAATTCTTTTTCCAATTTGGTACTTTCTCGGTTAGGGACGGCTCCCAGATTTGATTCTGGGAAGACACCTGGCTCGGGACTACTCCTCTAAATGTGCAATACCCAAGCTTATATCGGATAGTTAGACATAAGTTTGTCACGATTAAGCAGGTATTGGGACAAGAACACCCGGATATTTCTTTTCGCAGAACGATTTCTGGACCTCGTCTGACTGCATGGAACGATTTGCTGACTCGTTTGGGAGCTGTCCAACTGTCAGCTGAATCGGACATCTTTAAATGGAACCTGCATCTGAATGGAAGAttttcggttaaatccatgtatgATGCATTGGTTCATAACGAGGTTCCATCTGATAATAGAAAATTATGGAAGCTTAAGATTCCTCTAAAAgtgaaaattttcctatggtttctcAACAAAGGAATTATCTTAACTAGGGACAATCTAGCTCGACAAAACTGGCAAGGCtgcaaaaaatgtgttttctaCAATCATAATGAATCCATTAAACACCTATTTTTTGATTGCAAGTTTGCTAGATCGGTATGGGCAATAGTCCAAATTGCTTCGGATCTATATCCTCCACGCAGCGTACGGAATATGTTCGGCAATTAGTTGAGGGGAATAGATAAACAATTGTCTAAGCACATTCTTGCGCGGGCAGCTGCCTTATGTTGGGCGTTGCGGCTCACCAGGAATGATATTGTTTTTAATCATAAAAGTGTTCCATCTCCTATGCAGGTAATTCATATATGCTCGCGATGGCTCCGTATGTGGTCTATCCTGCAGAGGCCGGAGGACAGAGACTTTTTTATGATGGCTTCTACCCGGTTGGAGTGCTCGGCCAGGGACATTTTTTTAcccccatggatggcggtgtgaCCTTCGGATTGGACCGGCATCACCTTAGGCCTCTTTTATCTTTTTTCGCTACTGCTGGCGTTTTTTGCCTTTTTATTTTGGCTTCTAATACTTTGTaactttggctgtgtgcatctagctatgcagaggccgggtgatcTTTGATGCGGTTGTATCAACTCGATATTTCAATTCAATAAaaagccctttatcgaaaaaaaagTATAATGTGCGATGTCTAGTGGTTTTACTATTCttgaaagaaaaaaatataaagtaAAACTTGCTTTCTCGTTAAAGGATGCTTTTATTGACTCATAACGTCGCATCAAAAAAATACAAGTACTGTCAATACACACGCGATCTATGCATGACATACACACCACCAACACAAATACACAGACGAAAAAGAAAATGTGAGCTCGATAAGCAGCAACCACCAACCGGTAAGCCACGGTAGGCAGTAGCGACAGAGACGCAGAGCATATTTTGCCCCTTGCCCCAGCCGCCCTAGTGGATGTACGGTTTTCAACTTCGCCGCCCAATGAGGTTATGATCTAGTTCTAGATTAATGCAACCCAACTGCCCAAACTAATCGACCAATGTACGTCGGGAATGCATGGAATCACTTGTGGTCAGATGTATGCATATGCACTGGAAATAAAACGAAATTGTACTACCACATGTAGCTAGCAAGTCTTGAACTCATGATACATGTATCTAATTATTATTTCCCCCGCATCTTCTTGCTAGCATCCTTGAAATAGATACCCATgcagttcaaaaaaaaaaaaaaccatgGACTCTTCCAACGTCCCCAGGCTACAAATACCGGTCAAATTCCAGCACTACTCTTCATCGATCTCGAGCCACCTACTAGCTAGCTAATCATGGCATCTTCCAAGAGCAGTCTTGCAATGTTCGCCCTGGCCATAGTCATGGCCGTGGTGGCCGGCGTCTCGGCGCAGAACACACCGCAGGACTTCGTCAACCTGCACAACCGCGCCCGCGCCGCGGACGGCGTCGGGCCGGTGACGTGGGACAACAGCGTGGCCAGGTTCGCGCAGGACTACGCGAACAAGCGCGCCGCCGACTGCCGGCTGCAGCACTCCGGCGGGCCGTTCGGCGAGAACATCTTCTGGGGCTCCGGGCAGTCGTGGACGGCCGCGAACGCCGTGAAGTCGTGGGTGGACGAGAAGCGGAACTACCACCTCAACACCAATACCTGCGACGCCGGCAAGGTGTGCGGGCACTACACGCAGGTGGTGTGGCGCAAGTCGACCCGCATCGGCTGCGCGCGCGTGGTCTGCGCCGGGAACCGGGGCGTCTTCATCACCTGCAACTACAACCCCCCGGGCAACTTCAACGGCGAGCGCCCGTTCCTCACCCTTGACGCCGAATACAAGTAGTACGTGCGTGTGAATGTGATCATACATGCATACGTGCTTGTGTTTATGTGTGTGTATTTTGAATATTTACGTCTATACATATGTTACGTACAGTACGTATCGTAAATAAGCCCACCTTCCGGCCTGCATGTATCCATGcggctcttttttctttttcttttttgaacacagcCATGCGGCTCTGTGGAGCGTGTGAATGTAATGAGTTAATTGCGCTTTTGGTACATAAACTTGCATGtcatgtacaaattcatatataaaCTTGAAAAATGATACAAATTGGTCTAACAACTTGTGTTTCGGGTACATTTACCTACATTTCCGTCATTGACCGTTAGtcgtcactggtagaaaaagggcctgttgtcccggttcgtaagggcctgttGTCTCGGTtcctgaatcgggactaaagggtcggtactaatgccacggcgctttagtcccggttcaatccagaaccgggactgatgggcctccacgtgacctgtgcgcggagcccaggcaggagaccctttggtcccggttggtggcaccaaccgggaccaatagacatccacgcgtcagcatttctgtggctggggtttttgtttttttaaagggggggaggtttgggggttttggggggttaatttaggtgtttcatatattatgttagctagctataattaatagagagaagtgtcctctcttatgtccgtgcttggtcgaagctacatactatacatacgtatagagaggactagacacgctagttagctagtaagcaaacgaaggaaacagaagatcgtcatgaacatatatgcatacagagagaagtgatatcgaccacctctccttctccgagagattggtcgaacaacaagttctcgtatatctatccgacactaccggctacatatatacaataattatctcttacaaatataatcatacggactcatggtccacatagtattcttcgtcttcagcgatcacgtggtcaagaaagaatgccgccaattcctcttttgctcgcatacgagctggtgctaggagttcatcccgcttccgaaacatctaatttgaagaagggggtcaatacatacatacatacatatatatatatatatatatatatatatatatatatatatatatatatatatatgaatgaaactcaacacaaatgatggtaataaaataaaattgtgaatgttgttatttacgtacttcatattgttcgtcagagtacccgccccgctcacaggtcgtgtggcggatggactcacggacgtagtatccacagaaatcattctcttgtcctgccacaaccactttacaagaaatagaggtcaatcaaactgataagtgagaatgctaaatggtattgatgaaactagcgcttgaatcactaggagatgcgcggaacatgctactatagtacttactttcgagtgtctaaattccagctccttcggcagtcctggaacttttctggtgaattttctccaaaccctgccggacaaagaaaacaattacttgatatcaggaaatgaacaaagttgctgatatggtggataatgatcgatttaacttacttcttgaggatttcattcATGTCCGCATACTCTTGGGGATCTTTttgtttagagtccaagacagttactactccctgctcaagcctaatctctaggagaatatagtgatacccgcgcacgcatgcataactcatcaattacattactataacctggactaatatataagggaaaccgaatatgcacaagacagtaagactcacttgaagttgtaaggaaagagtattatatctttgttttcatttttttgaatgatcgtagcaagttggcctcggtatcttcgggacgatgttcaacctcagttgtatctatgagatatgtgttaacgaacccaatatcaccgatttgtcttttcttcaattcggcgatcttcaatctgcataatatagtgaggataattataaatacatgcaatgaaagagatgagctatatagagagacttaatgacagaagtagtagtacttacagacagtagcaggtgaccgttgttttatcgagggccaattgattgaaaaactgatagaactcctcaaatggaatatgcAACAGTTAAATTcgaacgaggtcatgctccggtttaactctcgcatacaaagtactcctccccccagactctctgcagattttcaagtaccaatcatgtaatcttcgcatcatcgttgtttaagatttttcatctttgacgagaggcttcccgtactcgtatctgtgtatctgcacctccatgggatcataatgtacatcgccgggcaggtaatcgtcaacattgcaataaccgggcaccatcctcggatcgacgatgtcgctaggcaccttgagcggggggcacgattgcttcgcttgttcgccgagctgggcaatttgtttcccagcttctcgttattctttcagcctttgatcactaactgtacttcccgaccgctccgcttcgtcccatgtctttgcaataatgcgctcatagttgcctttcggtagagacttgggtggttttgccaggcagccagagtgcgcttcactttcaccggatctaccttctcctctggaggtggatgtctctttgctttcaacctttgaaaccagtcatccacttcggttcgcgcgatcttcgcgttctcctccggggtcctctcgtatggtaacttctgtggactcttcagagaaggaccgaatctgtatgtcctcccgcctctggctgtactgctagacgtcaGCCAAACAGATGGAGcggctgtcttctttacttgcttacgaggcggaggagaagtactatgatgcgccggagcagctgccggagcggcggcgggtcttttccgcccttgctgacgaggcggagaaggaggaggctggctgctcgggcgcgccggcgcaggcggagaaggaggcggagtgccgccacgcgccggagaaggagccggctgaggggcctgatcgtcactcgccggaggaggaggcagtggaggaggcggagtgccctgactcgccggaggaggaggaggaggcagaggcgtccagttcggaagtttgatgagctccttccgccataggcatggagtcttcagagcagaacccaaccgagtctccccttcaccggtagggtggtcaagctggaggtcctcaaatccctccattatttcatccaccatcaccctagcatatccttctggaatcggccggcagtgaaaagttgcgccgggttcagtaggataaacagagccaacagccgccttgaccctcaaattcatccattgcgtcataaggtggcaattttgagactccgtgatagcatccacgggatagctggcaggagccgtcaaggcatgctccggctaaagcagctcggtggaagccacgctgcttctccgctgagatggcgaggtagcttcgggggaagcttcggcagtacgttttctgcgatttgcttctcgtgcctctatcgcttgtacccttgcttgcagcgcctgcatttgggtctgctgcacttttttcctcctctcatgggatttgtaaccgcctacgttcggaaacccaaccttccacggaatggagcctggcgtgcctcgtgtccgtccagggtgctcaggattcccgagggccattgtgagctcgccgttctctctgtctggaaggaacgtcccttgctgcgctgcttcgatataatgctgaagcttcctgactggtatgtccatttgatcattcgtccaaatgcacttccctgttacagggtccaaggttccaccagccccgaagaaccaagtccggcaacggtctggccagttaattgtctctggttcgatccctttatcaaccagatcattctcagtcttggcccacttaggccaggctacgaggtagccacctgaccccgtgcgatggtgatgcttcttcttcgcagcattttgcttgtttgttgctgaca
This portion of the Triticum dicoccoides isolate Atlit2015 ecotype Zavitan chromosome 7A, WEW_v2.0, whole genome shotgun sequence genome encodes:
- the LOC119334541 gene encoding pathogenesis-related protein PRB1-2-like translates to MASSKSSLAMFALAIVMAVVAGVSAQNTPQDFVNLHNRARAADGVGPVTWDNSVARFAQDYANKRAADCRLQHSGGPFGENIFWGSGQSWTAANAVKSWVDEKRNYHLNTNTCDAGKVCGHYTQVVWRKSTRIGCARVVCAGNRGVFITCNYNPPGNFNGERPFLTLDAEYK